In Elusimicrobiaceae bacterium, a genomic segment contains:
- a CDS encoding histidine triad nucleotide-binding protein gives MPDCIFCKIAAGQVQSRMVYETEDIVAFADLNPQAPTHILIIPVKHIAKLTAAEPAELELLGKLQLAAAAIAKQFGIKDFRLVTNNGRGAGQSVDHLHYHLLAGRRMNWPPG, from the coding sequence ATGCCGGACTGCATCTTCTGTAAAATAGCCGCCGGACAAGTCCAGTCGCGTATGGTATACGAGACGGAGGATATTGTCGCATTCGCCGACCTCAACCCTCAGGCGCCGACCCATATCCTTATTATTCCGGTAAAACACATCGCAAAACTTACCGCCGCGGAACCGGCCGAGCTGGAACTGCTGGGCAAACTGCAGCTCGCCGCCGCGGCAATAGCAAAGCAGTTCGGAATAAAAGATTTCCGGCTCGTCACCAATAACGGCAGGGGCGCGGGCCAGTCGGTTGACCACCTGCATTACCATCTGCTGGCCGGCAGGCGGATGAACTGGCCTCCGGGCTGA
- the dnaG gene encoding DNA primase: MAQNSQIETIRERVDIVDVIREYVPSLKKAGRTYKARCPFHNEKTPSFTVNQDKGMFYCFGCQSGGDVFAFVMKIENIPFNEAAEKLAKRAGIEWQQDSRTLGPEQKERLEIKKTLDFAAGFFHKTLLETAAAGPARDYLAKRGLTRETTGKFMLGYAPGTATALANAAKKAGYSAQQLHKAGLVSAAETGSRDYFRDRVIFPITDQRGDTVAFGGRVMGDGQPKYLNSPETAVFVKSRVLYGLNLAAQPIRRTGRAVLLEGYMDVIACHQHGADYTVAPLGTSLGEGHAALLKRYASEAVVLFDGDSAGIRAALRAGRILTAAGIYTKISLLPDGQDPDDYVRAHGKDGLEKLLARAVDVAAFHTQLALAEVKKPLSPVDKTRLADLLAETVAMQPDEIVRAEWLRDTAEKIGVSENLFAKRVREVKGGASAPEREGKTAAPEELPNPPAEERDLVRHLLRHPELIRLADERTEEEFSSRSAWAALAELRILLDDGVAQAALVTELAARRPELGKWLFSLAVEEFPASATPAREIAACAEMIKRAHLSRRYREITGRLLQLQKTGEQPPAELLREQFKLGVLLKSSRTTKE, translated from the coding sequence ATGGCGCAAAACAGCCAGATTGAAACGATCCGGGAACGGGTTGACATCGTTGATGTCATCCGGGAATATGTGCCGTCGCTTAAAAAAGCGGGGCGCACCTATAAAGCGAGATGCCCGTTCCATAACGAGAAAACCCCCTCCTTCACGGTCAATCAGGACAAGGGGATGTTCTATTGTTTCGGCTGCCAGTCGGGCGGTGACGTTTTCGCGTTCGTGATGAAGATCGAAAACATCCCGTTCAACGAGGCCGCAGAAAAACTGGCGAAACGGGCGGGAATAGAATGGCAGCAGGACAGCCGCACGCTCGGCCCGGAACAGAAAGAGCGGCTGGAAATCAAAAAAACGCTGGATTTTGCGGCCGGTTTTTTTCATAAAACGCTGCTTGAAACCGCAGCGGCCGGGCCGGCGCGGGACTATCTGGCGAAACGCGGCCTGACCCGCGAAACGACCGGAAAATTCATGCTCGGCTATGCGCCGGGCACGGCAACCGCCCTGGCGAACGCCGCGAAAAAAGCCGGCTACTCCGCACAGCAGCTGCATAAAGCCGGTCTGGTTTCAGCCGCGGAAACCGGCTCGCGGGACTATTTCCGCGACCGGGTAATATTTCCGATAACAGACCAGCGCGGCGATACCGTCGCGTTCGGCGGGCGGGTGATGGGTGACGGCCAGCCCAAATACCTGAATTCGCCGGAAACGGCCGTTTTCGTAAAAAGCCGCGTGCTGTACGGGCTGAATCTCGCGGCGCAGCCGATCCGCAGGACCGGACGGGCCGTTCTGCTGGAAGGCTATATGGACGTGATCGCCTGCCACCAGCACGGCGCGGATTACACCGTGGCGCCACTGGGCACTTCGCTGGGCGAAGGTCACGCCGCGCTGCTTAAACGCTACGCGTCGGAAGCGGTGGTGCTGTTTGACGGAGATTCCGCCGGCATCCGCGCCGCGCTCCGCGCGGGCCGGATCCTGACAGCGGCGGGGATTTACACGAAGATCTCGCTGCTGCCCGACGGGCAGGACCCGGACGATTACGTCAGGGCGCACGGCAAAGACGGGCTTGAAAAACTGCTCGCGCGGGCGGTTGACGTGGCGGCGTTTCATACGCAGCTGGCTCTGGCGGAAGTGAAGAAACCGCTTTCTCCGGTTGACAAAACCCGGCTGGCGGATCTGCTTGCCGAAACCGTGGCGATGCAGCCGGACGAGATAGTGCGCGCGGAATGGCTGCGCGACACGGCGGAAAAAATAGGCGTGTCGGAAAACCTGTTCGCCAAACGGGTTCGGGAAGTCAAAGGCGGAGCGTCCGCGCCCGAACGCGAGGGGAAAACAGCCGCGCCGGAAGAACTGCCGAACCCGCCGGCCGAAGAACGCGACCTGGTGCGCCATCTGCTGCGGCACCCGGAACTCATACGGCTGGCGGATGAACGGACAGAGGAGGAATTTTCCTCCCGCTCCGCCTGGGCGGCGCTTGCGGAACTTAGAATTCTGCTGGATGACGGAGTGGCGCAGGCCGCGCTGGTTACGGAACTTGCGGCGCGCCGGCCGGAACTGGGGAAATGGCTGTTCAGCCTGGCGGTTGAAGAATTTCCCGCGAGCGCGACGCCGGCGCGTGAGATCGCCGCCTGCGCCGAAATGATCAAACGCGCCCATTTAAGCCGCCGGTACAGGGAAATCACCGGCCGGCTTTTACAGCTGCAAAAAACGGGCGAACAGCCGCCCGCGGAACTTTTGAGAGAGCA
- a CDS encoding redox-sensing transcriptional repressor Rex, which yields MGEKISCREVSRLLKYRQFLLQARQEGRENVFSHELASAADISPEQVRRDIMRLQINGRPQKGYKIEEFLAEIESRLVPQKVNVAIVGVGNLGRAVLSYFAKRRPNIAIVAAFDSDPDKADRVISGCKCYPPERLSEVVKEKGITLGIISVPADDAQRTADAMTAAGIRGIVNFAPASVAVREGIYLENIDITTAIEKTAYFSNNL from the coding sequence ATGGGTGAGAAGATCTCCTGTCGTGAAGTCAGTCGGTTGCTGAAGTACCGGCAGTTTCTTTTGCAGGCTCGTCAGGAGGGCCGTGAAAATGTTTTTTCGCATGAACTGGCGAGCGCGGCGGATATTTCGCCGGAACAGGTTAGGCGGGATATAATGCGTCTTCAGATAAACGGGCGGCCGCAGAAGGGGTACAAAATAGAAGAGTTTCTGGCAGAGATTGAGTCGCGGCTGGTGCCGCAGAAAGTGAATGTGGCAATAGTCGGGGTGGGCAATCTGGGGCGGGCGGTGCTTTCATATTTCGCCAAGCGGCGGCCGAACATAGCGATTGTGGCGGCCTTCGATTCCGACCCGGACAAGGCGGATCGCGTTATTTCCGGCTGCAAGTGCTATCCGCCGGAGCGTTTGTCCGAAGTGGTGAAGGAAAAAGGGATAACGCTTGGCATCATCTCCGTTCCGGCGGATGACGCCCAGCGCACCGCTGACGCGATGACCGCCGCGGGCATCCGAGGCATAGTTAACTTCGCCCCGGCGAGCGTCGCCGTGCGCGAGGGCATTTATCTGGAAAACATAGATATTACCACCGCGATCGAAAAGACCGCGTATTTTTCCAACAATTTATAA
- a CDS encoding transporter substrate-binding domain-containing protein, whose product MNRIMAFALAVISLSGCAAPGKMSAATASVAKPIRVGVYQNKPAVFILPDGSVGGLSIAPLIAAAKANNWNLQFEECYWAQCLMLLETGGMDLMVDIAYTPERAKLYDFSHEPVFLTWGQLYQKPGAGLDTLAALKGKTVAALANDVHNIGPDGIRKMLADAGVNCEIAETESYLDAFSAAASGKADAAMVPSMWGAENARTFGLEPAGIRTGSKEIRYAARKGTDPAILTAIDKILKTNSTTARGNPQNDR is encoded by the coding sequence ATGAACAGGATAATGGCGTTTGCTCTTGCCGTAATTTCCCTTTCCGGCTGCGCAGCGCCCGGGAAAATGTCCGCCGCAACAGCATCGGTCGCCAAACCGATACGGGTAGGTGTCTATCAAAACAAACCCGCCGTTTTCATTCTGCCTGATGGCAGCGTCGGCGGACTTTCCATCGCGCCGCTTATCGCCGCGGCAAAAGCTAACAACTGGAACCTTCAATTTGAAGAATGTTACTGGGCGCAATGCCTTATGCTTCTGGAAACCGGCGGCATGGACCTGATGGTTGATATCGCCTATACTCCGGAGCGGGCCAAACTGTACGATTTTTCCCATGAACCGGTTTTTCTGACCTGGGGCCAGTTATATCAGAAGCCCGGAGCCGGACTTGATACCCTCGCCGCGCTTAAAGGAAAAACCGTGGCCGCGCTCGCCAACGATGTGCACAATATCGGGCCGGACGGAATCCGGAAAATGCTGGCTGACGCCGGCGTAAACTGTGAAATCGCTGAAACCGAGTCTTATCTGGACGCTTTCTCCGCGGCAGCTTCCGGCAAAGCCGACGCCGCCATGGTGCCCAGCATGTGGGGCGCGGAAAACGCACGCACATTCGGGCTGGAACCGGCGGGGATCCGTACCGGCTCGAAGGAAATCCGTTATGCCGCGCGCAAGGGAACAGATCCCGCCATTCTGACCGCCATAGACAAAATCCTCAAAACCAATTCAACAACAGCCAGGGGGAATCCGCAAAATGACCGCTAA
- a CDS encoding (2Fe-2S) ferredoxin domain-containing protein — MAAIDKAYKDGLNCLPAGIKDAFLKRLSAADIEEVFRERKPSVPMILVGAGTCGLATGAGRTLEAVRKYLADRKIAAEVVEVGCVGFCAMEPLVDVWLPGRNRIAFHKITADRVPALLDAVFSGGVTPEMTLGQYHGEDQGWENIPYLNDHPFFKKQVKNVLKNCGVISPVNIS, encoded by the coding sequence ATGGCGGCGATTGATAAAGCGTATAAAGACGGCCTGAACTGTCTGCCGGCTGGAATAAAGGACGCGTTTTTAAAGCGTCTGTCCGCCGCCGATATCGAAGAGGTTTTCAGGGAGCGCAAGCCTTCCGTTCCGATGATTCTGGTGGGTGCGGGCACCTGCGGGCTCGCCACCGGCGCGGGCCGGACTCTGGAGGCGGTCAGGAAATATCTGGCGGACAGGAAAATCGCCGCCGAAGTGGTTGAGGTGGGCTGTGTGGGGTTCTGCGCCATGGAACCGCTTGTGGACGTGTGGCTGCCGGGCAGAAACCGCATTGCTTTCCATAAAATTACGGCCGACAGGGTTCCCGCCCTGCTTGACGCGGTTTTCAGCGGCGGCGTAACGCCGGAAATGACGCTGGGGCAGTACCACGGCGAGGATCAGGGCTGGGAAAACATTCCGTATCTTAACGATCATCCCTTTTTCAAAAAGCAGGTCAAGAACGTGCTTAAAAACTGCGGTGTTATCAGCCCGGTCAACATCAGC
- the nuoE gene encoding NADH-quinone oxidoreductase subunit NuoE yields the protein MKTETKEILSRYPAGERNMLIPVLQEFQETFGYLSRENMIAASEYLNVPVSKIYGVATFYNQFSFSPKGRNHILLCRGTACHVKGSLGVLERLEQLLGIKAGETTKDGQFSIEVVACIGACGLAPVVSINGEFHAKMTPDSLDRLVAQYKQGGK from the coding sequence GTGAAAACGGAAACTAAAGAAATACTCAGCAGATATCCCGCGGGCGAGCGCAACATGCTCATACCCGTGTTGCAGGAATTTCAGGAAACTTTCGGCTACCTGTCGCGCGAGAACATGATAGCCGCGTCGGAATATCTGAACGTGCCCGTAAGCAAGATTTACGGGGTGGCTACTTTTTATAACCAGTTCAGTTTTTCGCCCAAGGGCAGGAACCATATCCTCTTATGCCGGGGCACCGCCTGCCACGTCAAGGGTTCGCTGGGCGTGCTGGAGAGGCTTGAGCAGCTTCTTGGCATCAAAGCCGGAGAAACGACGAAAGACGGCCAGTTCAGCATCGAGGTGGTCGCCTGCATAGGCGCGTGCGGGCTGGCGCCGGTGGTCAGCATCAACGGCGAATTTCACGCCAAGATGACGCCTGACTCGCTGGACAGGCTGGTAGCGCAGTACAAACAGGGAGGGAAATGA
- a CDS encoding RDD family protein, with amino-acid sequence MPENNNQLNFDPQDMTPGQSGGSQSPQALPPEEWFPKIKPAGPQNPQAGQSVDLPGNQAPERPAGQPLEAQLPPAELPQPDLPEQIPDSIAPVPDFSAFVAQSEPETANAVRYATLNSRFVASVIDGIILLIVEVVLKFTGVPSLVSFVASALYFTLFDSSDKMATPGKMLLKIQVIGATGGRLSFGRAFMRYFLIAAVFPLVYGTALFLSKAVHPLIVLPVAIAGIVVICMPGFTRYKQGLHDKMLNTFVVYK; translated from the coding sequence ATGCCGGAAAACAATAACCAGTTGAATTTCGATCCGCAGGACATGACTCCGGGCCAGTCGGGCGGCTCTCAGTCGCCGCAAGCGTTGCCGCCGGAAGAGTGGTTTCCGAAAATAAAACCGGCCGGGCCGCAGAATCCGCAGGCCGGCCAGTCGGTTGATTTGCCGGGCAATCAGGCCCCGGAACGGCCCGCCGGCCAGCCTCTTGAGGCTCAATTGCCGCCTGCCGAGTTGCCGCAGCCGGATTTGCCAGAGCAGATTCCCGATTCGATTGCGCCGGTTCCGGATTTTTCCGCTTTTGTCGCGCAGAGCGAACCCGAAACGGCCAATGCCGTGCGCTATGCCACATTAAACAGCCGGTTCGTAGCCAGCGTGATAGACGGCATCATCCTGCTGATTGTTGAAGTGGTGTTGAAATTCACGGGGGTGCCGTCGCTCGTGTCATTTGTTGCAAGCGCCTTGTATTTCACTCTTTTTGACAGCTCGGATAAAATGGCCACGCCCGGCAAAATGCTTCTTAAAATACAGGTGATCGGCGCGACGGGAGGGCGTTTGTCGTTCGGGCGCGCTTTTATGCGGTATTTTCTGATCGCGGCGGTGTTCCCGCTCGTTTACGGAACGGCGCTGTTTCTTTCAAAAGCCGTTCATCCGTTAATCGTGTTACCGGTCGCCATCGCGGGAATAGTGGTTATATGCATGCCCGGTTTCACCCGATATAAGCAGGGGCTGCATGACAAAATGCTGAACACTTTCGTGGTTTATAAATAA
- the ahcY gene encoding adenosylhomocysteinase encodes MTAKTVVTDYKVKDISLAAWGRREIEVAQHEMPGLMAIRAKYAAARPLEGARIMGSLHMTIQTAVLIETLHALGAQVRWASCNIFSTQDHAAAAIAEAGIPVFAWKGETLEEYWRCTARALDFDGKGPHLIVDDGGDATMMIHKGCEAEKNPASLDCEAAGEDEIELIKYLKAELKRNPQRWTKAAKEVRGVSEETTTGVHRLYQMMEQGKLLFPAINVNDSVTKSKFDNLYGCRESLADGIKRATDVMVAGKVVVVCGYGDVGKGCAKAMRGLGARVIVTEIDPICALQAAMEGYEITTVEDTLGRGDIYVTTTGNCDVIRVEHMLGMKDQAIVCNIGHFDNEIQVGKLNAAKGVKIVEIKPQVDKYILPGGNELFILAKGRLVNLGCAMGHPSFVMSNSFSNQTLAQLDLWQKDYKTGVYRLSKELDEEVARLHLEKIGVKLTRLTPEQAAYLGVNPAGPYKPEHYRY; translated from the coding sequence ATGACCGCTAAAACCGTTGTGACCGATTATAAAGTAAAAGATATTTCGCTTGCCGCCTGGGGCCGCCGGGAAATTGAAGTGGCCCAGCATGAAATGCCGGGCCTTATGGCGATCCGCGCCAAATATGCGGCGGCCAGACCGCTTGAGGGCGCGCGGATCATGGGCTCGCTGCACATGACAATCCAGACCGCCGTGCTCATCGAAACGCTCCACGCGCTGGGTGCGCAGGTGCGCTGGGCAAGCTGCAACATTTTTTCCACACAGGATCACGCCGCCGCGGCTATCGCGGAGGCCGGCATTCCGGTTTTCGCCTGGAAAGGCGAAACCCTCGAGGAATACTGGCGCTGCACCGCACGGGCTCTTGATTTCGACGGAAAAGGCCCGCACCTGATAGTGGACGACGGCGGCGACGCGACGATGATGATCCATAAAGGCTGCGAAGCGGAAAAAAATCCCGCCTCGCTCGACTGCGAAGCTGCCGGCGAGGATGAAATTGAACTCATTAAATATCTCAAGGCCGAACTGAAACGCAATCCGCAGCGCTGGACAAAAGCGGCCAAAGAAGTGCGCGGCGTATCCGAAGAAACCACAACCGGCGTGCACCGGCTGTATCAGATGATGGAGCAGGGCAAACTGCTGTTCCCGGCGATCAACGTAAACGACTCTGTCACCAAATCAAAGTTCGATAATCTCTACGGCTGCCGCGAATCGCTGGCCGACGGCATCAAGCGCGCGACTGACGTTATGGTGGCGGGCAAAGTTGTTGTCGTGTGCGGCTACGGCGACGTGGGCAAAGGCTGCGCCAAAGCGATGCGCGGGCTTGGCGCGCGTGTGATCGTGACCGAAATTGATCCCATCTGCGCGCTTCAGGCCGCGATGGAAGGCTATGAAATCACTACCGTGGAAGACACGCTGGGCCGGGGCGACATTTATGTGACCACCACCGGCAACTGCGATGTCATACGGGTTGAGCATATGCTCGGAATGAAAGACCAGGCCATCGTCTGCAATATCGGGCATTTTGACAATGAAATACAGGTGGGCAAACTGAACGCGGCAAAGGGCGTGAAAATCGTGGAAATCAAGCCGCAGGTGGACAAATATATCCTGCCCGGCGGCAATGAACTGTTTATTCTGGCGAAAGGACGGCTGGTCAACCTCGGCTGCGCCATGGGGCACCCGTCGTTCGTGATGAGCAATTCTTTCTCAAACCAGACGCTCGCCCAGCTGGATCTGTGGCAGAAAGATTACAAGACGGGCGTGTACCGGCTGTCGAAGGAGCTGGACGAGGAAGTTGCGCGCCTGCATCTTGAAAAAATAGGCGTGAAACTCACCAGGCTCACGCCCGAACAGGCCGCCTATCTCGGCGTAAACCCCGCCGGGCCCTACAAGCCGGAACATTACCGGTATTAG
- the rpsU gene encoding 30S ribosomal protein S21: MVFIKVRDGESLEEALKRFKRECEKNGILKEIKRREFYQTPSVKRKLKSQEAQRKMRRAKRRRY; encoded by the coding sequence GTGGTTTTCATTAAAGTGAGAGATGGCGAATCGTTGGAAGAAGCCCTTAAGCGCTTTAAACGTGAATGCGAGAAGAACGGCATTCTGAAAGAAATCAAACGCCGCGAGTTTTACCAGACCCCGAGCGTAAAGCGCAAATTGAAATCACAGGAAGCCCAGCGCAAGATGCGCCGGGCCAAACGCCGCCGTTATTAA